In the genome of Verrucomicrobium sp., the window CAACGTGCTGGCCACCGTCACCTACTCCATCCTCATCGCCTTCATCCTGGTCACCGGCCTGGCCGCCTACGGCGGGTACATCCTCTTCGGCCGCGTGAAGGCGCAGAGCCAGTCCCTCGTCGCCATCAACAAGCGGTATGACGCGGAAGTGATCGGCCTCAAGGAAGACCTCACCCGCTCCCATGCCGAGGTGCAGCGCCTGAGCGACGATGTCGAGCGCCAGCAGGAAGAGCTGACGCGCCTGCGCGCCGTCGCCGACCGCCTCGCCGCCGACCTGGCTTCCGACCACAAGGACCTCCAGTCCCTGCGCGGCCGTTCGTCCTCCTCCTCCTCCTCCGTCTCCCACCAGTAGCAAGCGGCTCCAAGCCCTTAGCGCCCCGCCCTTCGGATGCTTTCGACGACCGAACTGCGCCGCCTCTTCAACGAGTGGCGCTGGCGGCTGAAGCGGGTCCAGGCCATCCTCCAGCCCCCCGTGTGGAGCGAGGACGAGTGGCGCCAATTCGCCCAGGCGCTCACCGTCCTCCTGCAAAAGCACGGCGCCAGCTGGACCCATGACGACGGCTCCCAATGCTGGGACATGCGCTGGCAGATCCGGGAAGGGGGGGAACTGGTCTGCCAGGTGGAGCAGCACGGCCCGGAGAAAATCTCCCTCGTCGTCGCGCAGACCGGCGGCTTCGCGGAAGAGATCGGCAGCTACACCTGGCTGTGGGCCGAGTTCGGCACCGACGGCCATTTCACCCGCGACCCCTACTGGGTCGACGGCGCGTGGAAGGAAGCCCTCATCGGCCTCCTCATGCCCTACCAATACCGTTCCAACTTCTACCTGGAAGCGCCGACGGAGACGCCCGCCGCGCTCATGATCGAGCATCCCCACATCGACGAGCATCCTCCCCAAGCCTATGAGCAAGAAAATCATCCAAGCGCCTGAGGGCAAGGCCCCCCAGGCCATCGGTCCCTATTCCCAGGGCGTCCGCGTCGGCGACCTCGTCTTCCTTTCCGGCCAGATCCCGACCGATCCGGCCACCGGCGCCTTCCCGGAGGGCATCGCCGCCCAGACCGAACAGGCGATCAAAAACATCACCGCCCTTTTGGCCGTCGAGGGGCTGACTCTGGCCCACGTCGTGAAAGCCTCCGTCTTCATGGCCGACTTGGCCGAGTTCGCCGCGATGAACGAGGTCTACGCCCGCCACTTCGCCTCCGCGCCGCCCGCCCGGTCCACCTTCCAGGTGGCCAAGCTCCCGCGCGACGCCCGCGTCGAGATCGAAGTAGTCGCCCACGCCGGGGCTTAAGAAGAAAGAAGGGGACGGCCTAGGCCGCTTCCCGCCGGTGGTCCGGGCCGTCCGCGGCTTTTCCCGCCTGGGGCGCGGCATGGCGCATTTCCGCGGCGTTTTGCCGGATGGCGGTAAGATCGGGGGAGGGGTGCTTCGCCTGGTGCTCGCGGAGCGGGCGCTCCATCCATTCCTCCAGTTTTTCCCGGACCACGTGGTCGTGGGCCGTCTGATCCAGAGTGGCCTGGCGCTGGAAGACGGCGGCGAGAATCGTTTGCCGCAGGCGGGCGAAAGCTTGGGTGAACTTGCCCACGGGGCCTTCCTCACTCCGGCCGGCCACGATGCCCAGCTCGGCGATGTCGGCCCGCTGCCGGTCGTCCCGCGCCTCGAAGGCGTCGTTGGTGAACTTGACCTGATGAAGCTTCGGCTCTTCCATAAAGTCCTCCTACTATATAATTCGGCTATTTCCTCTCCCCCATGCCCTTAGACCCCCTGCAGGCCTTTCGTGACACCGGCGCCCTCCTGGAAGGGCATTTCATCCTCCGTTCCGGGCGGCACAGCCGCCAGTTCTTCCAGTGCGCCCT includes:
- a CDS encoding Rid family detoxifying hydrolase, translating into MSKKIIQAPEGKAPQAIGPYSQGVRVGDLVFLSGQIPTDPATGAFPEGIAAQTEQAIKNITALLAVEGLTLAHVVKASVFMADLAEFAAMNEVYARHFASAPPARSTFQVAKLPRDARVEIEVVAHAGA